The following coding sequences are from one Paenibacillus sp. JDR-2 window:
- a CDS encoding winged helix-turn-helix transcriptional regulator, with the protein MIMNANNYIPKEPETIECNIEKTLDVIGGKWAFLVIRELFCGTKRFGELQRLIPAVSPRALTSTLRHLEEKGVLERHVFPTVPVTVEYTLTPKGEDLHAILKQMKLWAAKWT; encoded by the coding sequence ATGATCATGAACGCGAATAATTACATTCCGAAGGAACCTGAAACGATTGAGTGCAATATCGAGAAAACGCTGGACGTTATAGGCGGCAAATGGGCTTTTCTTGTGATCAGAGAGTTATTCTGCGGTACAAAAAGATTCGGGGAGCTTCAGCGTCTGATTCCGGCGGTTAGTCCGCGGGCACTGACCAGTACGCTTCGCCATCTAGAGGAAAAAGGCGTGCTTGAACGGCATGTATTCCCTACCGTACCCGTGACGGTTGAATATACGCTTACGCCAAAAGGCGAAGACCTGCATGCGATTCTGAAGCAAATGAAGCTGTGGGCAGCCAAATGGACTTAA